From a region of the Topomyia yanbarensis strain Yona2022 unplaced genomic scaffold, ASM3024719v1 HiC_scaffold_25, whole genome shotgun sequence genome:
- the LOC131695038 gene encoding uncharacterized protein LOC131695038 — MVLVELGGDRNMKHLEGTYEKKAGDPKPENGPKARKRTLSSKKDPKLENGLHKDPKPEKGTQDQKRNPRPKKEPGLEN, encoded by the exons ATGGTGCTGGTGGAACTCGGAGGGGATCGTAATATGAAACATTTGGAGGGAACATATGAGAAGAAGGCGGGG gatcccaagcccgaaaacggacccaaagctcgaaaaaggaccctaagctcgaaaaaggaccccaagcttgaaaaTGGACTCCAT aaggaccccaagcccgaaaaaggaacccaagaccaaaaaaggaacccaagacCAAAAAAGGAACCCGGGCTCGAAAACTGA